In Fusobacterium canifelinum, a genomic segment contains:
- the brnQ gene encoding branched-chain amino acid transport system II carrier protein, whose protein sequence is MYKTKDVLLTGFALFAMLFGAGNLIFPPMLGYETNSSWIMTMLAFTITGVGFPFLGILSVSIVGNGIKDFANRVSPTFSKIFAIISILAIGPMLAIPRTGATAYEITFLYNGMENPIYKYIYLIAYFGIVILFSLRANKVIDRVGKILTPILLILLFLIIVKGVFFSDLAVKPDIYPHAFKRGFLEGYQTMDTIASIAYAGIILAAIKSGRTLTQKQEFSFLVKSGLVAIVSLALIYGGFAFVGAKMHSALDTQDKIELLVKTTSYLLGGYGNLVLAICVAGACLTTAIGLVATVGEFFSSITSFKYEKIVIFTVIISFLLSILGVESIIRISVPILVFIYPVIISLIILNLFGKYIKNDYVYKGVVLFTGIIGLIESLDSLGLNNYYTDSVLEILPFSDYGLTWLFPGLIGYILFSLIFKKIEK, encoded by the coding sequence ATGTATAAAACAAAAGATGTATTACTAACTGGATTTGCACTTTTTGCAATGTTATTTGGAGCAGGAAATTTGATTTTTCCTCCTATGTTAGGCTATGAAACTAATTCAAGCTGGATAATGACAATGCTGGCTTTTACAATAACAGGAGTAGGCTTTCCTTTTTTAGGAATTTTATCAGTTTCTATTGTAGGAAATGGAATAAAAGATTTTGCTAACAGAGTCTCTCCAACATTTTCAAAAATTTTTGCTATTATCTCAATCTTAGCAATAGGTCCAATGTTAGCAATTCCAAGAACAGGAGCGACTGCTTATGAAATAACCTTTCTATATAATGGAATGGAGAATCCTATATATAAATATATTTATTTAATTGCTTACTTTGGAATAGTTATTTTGTTTTCATTGAGGGCTAATAAAGTTATTGATAGAGTTGGAAAAATATTAACTCCAATATTATTAATACTTTTATTTTTAATAATAGTAAAAGGAGTATTTTTTAGTGATTTAGCTGTAAAACCAGATATTTATCCCCATGCTTTTAAAAGAGGTTTCTTAGAAGGATATCAAACAATGGATACTATTGCTTCTATTGCTTATGCTGGGATTATTCTAGCTGCTATAAAAAGTGGAAGAACTTTAACTCAAAAACAAGAATTTTCTTTTTTAGTAAAATCAGGTCTTGTTGCTATAGTGTCATTAGCTTTAATATATGGAGGTTTTGCATTTGTTGGTGCAAAAATGCATTCAGCCTTAGATACTCAAGATAAAATAGAATTATTAGTAAAAACAACCTCTTATCTTTTAGGTGGCTATGGAAATTTAGTATTAGCGATATGTGTTGCAGGAGCTTGTCTTACAACTGCAATAGGATTAGTCGCTACTGTTGGAGAATTTTTTAGTTCAATAACTTCTTTCAAATATGAAAAAATAGTAATCTTTACTGTAATTATTAGTTTTTTATTATCAATTTTAGGAGTTGAAAGTATAATTAGAATTTCTGTACCTATTTTAGTTTTTATTTATCCTGTAATAATTTCTTTGATAATTTTAAATTTATTTGGAAAATATATAAAGAATGATTATGTCTATAAAGGTGTGGTCTTATTTACTGGAATCATTGGGCTTATAGAAAGTTTAGATTCATTAGGACTTAACAATTATTATACAGACTCAGTCTTAGAAATACTTCCCTTTTCAGATTATGGTTTAACTTGGTTATTTCCTGGATTAATTGGATATATACTTTTTTCATTGATATTTAAAAAAATTGAAAAATAA
- a CDS encoding GNAT family N-acetyltransferase, translating into MILNDTSTILFAIIEEEKMIGFMNIQCFYSVWSHGKVFFLDDFFIEKDFRGKGYGEKALKDLQGYARKFGIKRI; encoded by the coding sequence TTGATTTTAAATGATACCTCAACTATTTTATTTGCTATTATAGAAGAAGAAAAAATGATAGGTTTTATGAATATTCAATGTTTTTACAGTGTATGGAGTCATGGGAAAGTATTTTTTCTAGATGATTTTTTTATTGAAAAAGACTTTAGAGGAAAAGGTTATGGAGAAAAAGCACTTAAAGATTTACAAGGATATGCTAGAAAATTTGGAATAAAAAGAATTTAG
- a CDS encoding cysteine synthase family protein: protein MQQEKMEYLENLVGKTPMLELIFDYKGEERRIFVKNESYNLTGSIKDRMAFYTLKKAYEKGEIKKGAPIVEATSGNTGIAFSAMGAILEHPVIIFMPDWMSEERKSLIRSFGAKIVLVSREEGGFLGSIEKTEEYARNNSGTYLPSQFSNLYNSEAHYYGIGLEIVNEMKSINLNIDGFVAGVGTGGTVMGIGQRIKENFSNAKICPLEPLNSPTLSTGYKVAKHRIEGISDEFIPDLIKLDKLDSVISVDDGDAIIMAQKLAKSGLGVGISSGANFIGALMLQNKLGKDSVIVTVFPDDNKKYLSTDLMKSEKVKEDFLSKDIILKEIKNVLRVI from the coding sequence ATGCAACAAGAAAAAATGGAGTATTTAGAAAATTTAGTTGGAAAAACTCCTATGTTAGAATTAATATTTGATTATAAAGGAGAAGAAAGAAGAATTTTTGTAAAAAATGAAAGTTATAATTTAACTGGAAGTATTAAAGATAGAATGGCTTTTTATACTCTAAAAAAAGCTTATGAAAAAGGTGAAATTAAAAAGGGAGCACCTATTGTTGAGGCAACAAGTGGAAACACAGGTATAGCTTTTTCTGCTATGGGAGCAATTCTTGAGCATCCTGTTATTATTTTTATGCCAGATTGGATGAGTGAAGAAAGAAAATCTTTAATTCGTTCTTTTGGAGCAAAGATTGTTTTGGTAAGTAGAGAAGAGGGAGGCTTTTTAGGAAGTATAGAAAAAACAGAAGAATATGCTAGAAATAACTCAGGTACTTATTTACCTAGTCAATTTTCTAATTTATATAACAGCGAAGCACATTACTATGGAATAGGTCTAGAAATTGTGAATGAAATGAAAAGTATAAATTTGAATATTGATGGTTTTGTTGCAGGAGTTGGAACGGGTGGAACAGTTATGGGAATAGGACAAAGAATTAAAGAAAATTTCTCTAATGCAAAAATATGTCCTCTTGAACCTTTAAATTCTCCAACTTTATCTACTGGATATAAAGTTGCTAAACATAGGATAGAAGGGATTTCTGATGAATTTATCCCAGATTTAATTAAATTGGATAAACTTGATTCTGTTATCAGTGTAGATGATGGTGATGCAATTATTATGGCTCAAAAATTAGCAAAAAGTGGTTTAGGAGTTGGAATATCATCTGGAGCTAATTTTATTGGTGCATTGATGTTACAAAATAAACTTGGAAAAGATAGTGTTATTGTAACTGTGTTTCCTGATGATAATAAAAAATATTTAAGTACAGATTTAATGAAATCAGAAAAAGTAAAAGAAGATTTCTTATCAAAAGATATTATTCTTAAAGAAATAAAAAATGTTCTTAGAGTAATTTAA